The nucleotide window TCGTGCGCACGCTGCTGCAGAAGCAGAACTACCTCGTCAAAGACCTGGGCTTGGCACAGGGCTTGGGTAGCGAAGTCCCGGCGGACGCGGATGTGGTGATGGCCCTCGGCCCCACCGAACCCTTCGCGCCCGAGGAGATCGCGTCCTTGCGTCGCTATTCGGATCGCGGCGGCAAGCTGCTCATCGCCGTCGACCCTGACGCGCTTCGCGAAGGCGCAGATGCTGCCAGTGATGGCAGTTCGCCAGGTGAGGAGACGGACGGCGAGGGCGAAGCCGAGCCGACTCGCGCTCCCGCGCCCAGCGCGGTCGCGACTCCCAGTGCAGCGCCACCTGCCAGCGCAGCGCCGATCGCAAGCGGGTCAGCCAAACCCGCGGCCGCTCCGCCGCCCGCACCGCCCTTGGAGGGCGCGGCCGCGAGCTTCGCCGAGCTGACGCGGGTCGTAGGCATCGAGTACTCGCCCTACGTGCTCGCGAACGAGCGGCAGCACGTGCGGCGCCGCTTCAACGACTCGGATCGCACGCTGCTCGTGACCAACCGCTTCTCGTCCCACGCGGCGGTTTCGACCTTGAGCCGAAACTCCGCACGGGCGGTCGTGGTGGCGTTTGGCGCTGGGAGTTTCGAGCGAGCTGCGGGCGCTACGGAGAGCGTGGACTTTGCCGTCCGTGCCATGGCCGGCACGTTCCAAGACCGCAACAAGAACTACAAAGAGGACGACGGCGAAAAGGGAGCCACGTTCAACATCGCGGCGGCGGTGGTGCGCAAGGCCACGGCCAAGCCGCTGAAGCCCGAGGCGAAACCCGGTGAGAAGCCGGACGACAAGAAGGGCGCGCCGCCCCCGGACGAGATGCGCGCCTTCGTCATCGCCGATGCCGACGCGCTCAGTGATCTGGTGCTGTCGAACGTGCTGGGCAATCAGGTGCTGTTTCTCGACGCTCTGCGCTGGCTTGGCGGCGAAGAGAGCTTCTCGGGCGAGGTCAACTCCGAGGAAGACGTACGCATCGAGCACAGCAAGGAGAAGGACGCGATCTGGTTCTACGCCACGCTCTTCGGTGCACCGGCGCTAGTGCTGGCGCTAGGTTTCGTCCTCAGTCGTCGTGGACGGCGGAAGGGAGCACGCCGATGAGTGCACGAGCATTGGCACCGCACCTGGTGCTGGTTGCGGTGGCGGGGGCGGCCGCGTTTTCCGTCTGGACCAAGGAAGATGCGCCCCTGGCCGCGAAGAAGGCGCAGGTGCAGGTGTGGGCGGGACGCCCTGGGGACATCAAGAGCATTCTTTTCGAGTCCGAGGACCGAAAGGTGGAGCTGGCGGCGCACAAGGACTCGGTCGGTGCCTACTACGAAGGAAGCGTGGAGAAGACGACTCGAGTTCCGCCGCCGCCCCCGCCGCGGGTCGACGGCGGGGCCGACGCATCGCCACCACCACCGCCCAAAACTCCCGAGCCCAAGCGCGAGACCGTTCGCTTCGTCGGCGTAGAGCAAGCCGGCAAGTTGGCCGAGAGCGTCGCGCCACTGATGGCGTTGCGAGCGTTGGGCAACGTCGACAAGTCGCGAGACGAGGAATTCGGCTTCGACAAGCCGGCCGGAACGCTGCGCGTTCAGCTGGGCAGCACGACCCACGTGCTGCTCATTGGCGGCACGACACCCGGTGGCGGAGATCGCTATGCTCGACTCGAGAGCGGAGAGGCCTACGCCATCGAGGGATCGATCGCCCAGAACTTGATGTTCGCCGAGTCGCGGCTGGTCGAGCGAGACCTCTTTGGATTCGAGGCCGACGAGCTCGAACGGGTGTTGGTAAAGGGGCAGGACCGTACGCGCGAGCTGGTGCGTGTGGCCGACAAGAAGGACGGCTGGGCCGACGCCGCCTCACCGACGACCTTGGACGAGACCGCGGGCAATTGGATGAGCAAGCTGCTCAAGCTGCGCATCATGAGCTACGACGCTCCAGACGCTCCCTCCACGGACGCCATCGTCAGCGTGGAGTTCTTCGCCAAGGGCAAGCGCTCCCTGGGCACCTTGCAGTTGTTCAAGGCTCCCACGCTGGAGAAAAAGAGCCGCTTCGTGGCGCAGACGCAGCACACGCGTTGGAAAGCGGAGGTGCTCACCAGCGCCGCCGAGCAAGTGGAGCAGGACCTGGCGTCCGTCATCAAGTAGGCTACCGAAACGTGACCATGCGCTGCTTCTTTCTCGGCTGCGATGCCGAGATGCAGGCCCTGCAGTCGGGGCTGCAGAGCGCAGGGTTGGAAGTACAGAGGGTCGCTTCGGCCGCTGAGCTATCCCGGGAACTCCAAGGTTCCGGCGCGACCTTGGTGGTGGTGGGACCGACGAACGTGCGTCCCCCGGCGCAAACCGCCGTCGACGACTCCATCGTCGTTTGGGTGGCCTTGCACACGGGCGTGCTGGCGGAAGCGAGATCGCTACTGGATCAGGGCTACTTCGACGTCTGGAGCGTAGCGGACCCCGCACTGTCGCTTCGCATCGAGCAGACGGTGATGGCGGCGCGGCGTCAGCAGCACTTGGCAGCGCGCGTGCGTGCGCTGCGAGCGAGTCGAAGCCGATATCGAGCCCTGGTACAGAACGCTCTCGACATCATCGCGGTCCTGGATCACTCCGGGATCATTCGCTACGCCAGCCCGGCCCTCGAGCGCGTGCTCGGCTACGAACCCCACGAAGTGCGGGGCAGACGGCTGGAAGAGCTGGTGCACGCGGACGACCTGCAAACCGCCCGGTCGGCGCTGGAAGAGAGCGCCGTGGAGGGCGTCAGTGTGCGCGTCGAGTTCCGGGTTCGACACAAGGGCGGGGAGTGGCGCTACCTCGAAGCCGTGGCGGACAATCTGATTGGGTATCCGAGTATCACGGGGATCGTCGTCAACGCCCGGGACGTGACGGATCGGCGCGATCTGGAGGAGATCCTGATGCAACAGGCGTTTTTCGATGGCCTGACGGGACTGCCCAATCGCGCTTTGTTCATGGATCGGGTCGAGCACGCCTTGGCGCAGCGAGAGCGCGAGCCGGGAGCGCCCGCGCTGTTGTTCATCGATTTGGATGGCTTCAAGTTCATCAACGACAGCTATGGGCACGACGTCGGCGATGCCGCGCTCGTCGCGGTAGCGCGCCGGGTCGACTCCCTCTGTCGTGCTGGGGACACGGCCGCCCGTCTGGGCGGCGACGAGTTCACGCTTCTGCTCGAGAGCGTGCAGTCGCCCGAGGTAGCACTGGAAGTGGCGGATCGCGTGATTCAATCGCTTCGACGCGGCGTGCACGTTGGTGACATGGATCTGACGATCACCGTCAGCGTCGGCGTGGCGTGCTACGAGCACGGCGTGGATGCTCGGGAACTGATCCGGCGGGCAGACACGGCAATGTACCGCGCGAAGGAGCTTGGCAAGGACCAGTATCTGCTGTGGGTGCCCCGTCACGACACGGAGCGCCCGCCCCGCAGTCGCACGCCTTTTGCCTGAAACCGCCGAAGGGGCTGGGATTGAGGGACACTGGCTGCGGGTGGCAGGACGCAGCAAGGCAGCCAGAGGTGCAGCCGCGTGACCCTTGTCTCGTGCCTGGCGCCGCCGTAAGGGTATCGAACCCATGCGCGGAAACCCGAACGTTGCGCCCCCTGCGTGGCTGCCTTGGTGCTTGGCCTTCGCCGTCGCCCTCACGAGCGTGGCCTGCCAGTTCATCCCAAACAACGGCCCAACGGCGGTGAGTCGCAGCGAACTCTACGAGTCCAGCGAACCGGAGTATGACGCCTTCTTCGAGCTGCTGCACGACGTCCAGGGCAAGGTGGCGGCCACGAACAACGAGCCACGGGAGCTGAATCGAACCTTGGCGGTCGCGCTCGGGCTAGACGAGTTCGCGTCCAAGAAGCTCGTGAGCGAGCGCTTCGCCAAGACCCTCGAGGAGCTGGCGAAGCACGACTCCAAGCTCACCATCGAACTCATTGGCCTGGAAGAAGGTGCGACGGAGACGGATGCGATCGTGACTTTGACGGATGCCTCGGGGAACCCAAAGACCACGGAGTTGAGTCGGACCTTGAGCCAGGTGTCGCGGCGCCTGGTCAAGCTGCTCATCCAGTTGCGAGCGCTCGAGCGAAGCCTGGAAGCGCTGCGGACGAAGTTGCCGAAGCTCGAGGCGCAGGTCGACGAGCGCTTTCGCCTGCTGGGGCCGGCACGCACCCGCGAAACGAAACGCAACTTGGCGGACACCCACGTCGCG belongs to Polyangiaceae bacterium and includes:
- a CDS encoding DUF4340 domain-containing protein codes for the protein MSARALAPHLVLVAVAGAAAFSVWTKEDAPLAAKKAQVQVWAGRPGDIKSILFESEDRKVELAAHKDSVGAYYEGSVEKTTRVPPPPPPRVDGGADASPPPPPKTPEPKRETVRFVGVEQAGKLAESVAPLMALRALGNVDKSRDEEFGFDKPAGTLRVQLGSTTHVLLIGGTTPGGGDRYARLESGEAYAIEGSIAQNLMFAESRLVERDLFGFEADELERVLVKGQDRTRELVRVADKKDGWADAASPTTLDETAGNWMSKLLKLRIMSYDAPDAPSTDAIVSVEFFAKGKRSLGTLQLFKAPTLEKKSRFVAQTQHTRWKAEVLTSAAEQVEQDLASVIK
- a CDS encoding diguanylate cyclase, which produces MRCFFLGCDAEMQALQSGLQSAGLEVQRVASAAELSRELQGSGATLVVVGPTNVRPPAQTAVDDSIVVWVALHTGVLAEARSLLDQGYFDVWSVADPALSLRIEQTVMAARRQQHLAARVRALRASRSRYRALVQNALDIIAVLDHSGIIRYASPALERVLGYEPHEVRGRRLEELVHADDLQTARSALEESAVEGVSVRVEFRVRHKGGEWRYLEAVADNLIGYPSITGIVVNARDVTDRRDLEEILMQQAFFDGLTGLPNRALFMDRVEHALAQREREPGAPALLFIDLDGFKFINDSYGHDVGDAALVAVARRVDSLCRAGDTAARLGGDEFTLLLESVQSPEVALEVADRVIQSLRRGVHVGDMDLTITVSVGVACYEHGVDARELIRRADTAMYRAKELGKDQYLLWVPRHDTERPPRSRTPFA